Below is a genomic region from Raphanus sativus cultivar WK10039 chromosome 4, ASM80110v3, whole genome shotgun sequence.
acgggcttATATCTAGTATTGTATAAAGTTAATTACCAAGAAAATCTAGTAATTATATTGTATAAAGTTAATTAGCCGAAACAAGGAAAGGAAGAGTCATGGAGTTTTCCCTTTTTCCTTgtagaaaattagaaattaactGACTAGAAATTTTCCTCTATTTTTCAAAAACCTAGCTCGGACAGGGTGCTCAGCTCGTATATATAGAATATTGAAAGTTTACCTTTTCAAAAACATTTGTATGACTGTCTTGATCAATCTGACACGAGATACAATGCTGGAAAGATGTCGCTCGAGTGTAGAATTGCTACCGCACGATGTTGTAGAGCTCATACTAGAGAGACTTCCGGTCAAGTCTCTACTGAGATTAAGGTCTGTATCAAAGACGTGGAAATTGACAATCCAGACCCAACGTTTCCAGGAAAGACAGTTGGGCCATCGTAGGCGATCACGAGATCCGGATATACTTTTCGTTCACTATGCACATAATGATGGGTGCCTGCCTACAGATGCTCGAAGATTTATGTTTGGATCATCAATAGCTTATACGGTCTGTTTCCCTACTTCATGCACGTCGGTCTGCCAAAATACATGTGACGGTCTAATATGCTTCTACACCAAGTACGTCCCGAGTGTCTGTGTCGTGGTGGTGAATCCCGCCACTAGGTGGCATCAAAGTTTACCTCTTGCCAGAATTCAACAGCTCTGCATCGTCAGGGATGCAAAAACATCGTATAGCTCATATCATAAGCTTGGATTCGGTAAAGACAAACTAAGGGGTACATACAAGccagtttttttatataattcatCTGAATTTGGCCTAGACAACGTTACTACTTGTGAAGTTTTCGACTTTAGCATGAACACTTGGAGGTACGTTCACCCTGCTTCTCCTTATCGAATAATTGTTCGCCATGCTCCTCTGTACGTAGATGGGTCCCTTTATTGGTTAACTGACTGTGAAGAAACCAAAGTATTATCTTTCGATCTTCACACTGAAACTTTCCAAGTTATCTGTAAAGCTCCCTTTTCCCATGTACATGATCCTTTCAGATTCACCATGTGCATCCTCGATAACTGCTTGAGTGTATCCGAGAGTAACTGGCCCATCCAAGATATATGGTTGTTAGATTCTTCAGGCGGTAACATCAATACGTGGAAGAAAATGTTTACGATAGATATCAGTAAACCTCTTCGTTGGTGTGGAGGAACCTCACTCTTAACGATAGCAGTTTTAGAGAAGAACAAGTTATTAATTCGTGGTCGTTGTCATCGTAAGGAACCACTGGTGATACATGATCTCCATACCAAATCTTATGAGTTAGTATTCACAGATAACAATCCTTTGTTTCTGTTTGTTACTTCGAAAGTTTGTTTTCTGCTTTATCAAACTagttttctctttcttttcttttttaccgAATTACCGATGAACCATTGGAATTAATTAACATCTTATGCACTTTAATGTGACCTTGATCTTGTCTACTTTGTcttcttactatatatattcaGCGTTACTTTATAAAGTTTCCACATTCATGATAACATGGAACTTGGATCCCTTGTATACTGTTACTAAATAAAATACTCTGCTTCCTAATGCTTTAGTTTATATGATTTCCAACTATATATGAACCTCCTGTGTGTAACCGTTTTATCTGATATATGCTTCGCTTCGCTGCAGTATCATATTATGTGAATCTTAGAATTATTGTGTGGTTGCatgattttgacattttttttccaACTGTTATGCAAGTACCAGCTTGATAGCCATATTTTCCTTACATATTATTCTTATCACGATCGCTCTCCGTTCTCAAGGCTTCTTAGCTCTTCACAAAGTCCTCCTTTTTCCACGGGAACATCCATGACAATTGTGGCTTACGGTTAGGTGGTGCCATTCAcgtaaatatattgttttgtattAATATCCCGAAGCTTTCTAGCAaggtaatattttgtttataccTTTCCAATCGGGCCCGGACGATCCACGTTATTAAGTGAACATGGAAATGAAAATTTACTTCTACCTTTCCTTTTACCGAGCGGTAAAAAATGATCAATATGGAGATGCACCTTCTTTTTGGGTTCAGTTAGGAGATGCACTTACATGCATGCATGAAAGATCTTTTCATATGATGATGTCTTTGAGATATTATAAACACacaatatttaacaaaattctTACAACAAATTACATTCTCTCATTTAACCAAATCCATAAGCTGCAGCATTACAATACAAGTAAATCTTAAAAAACTCATTTCAAGAAGAGTTacatttttcaaagaaaaaaaaacaaaactttccAGGTCTCTCTCTATTCTCCTCTTCGCTTTGAACTACAAAGATATCAACTACATCCATCCAACAGTCCATCCCAGGAGCAAATCTTCTTGAATGTGATGACCCAACAGAAGAGGAATATTCAGAGGCATGAAACCTGGAGAAGATGGTTGGTTCTGTGGACGAACAacaggaggaggagaagagacaggatcttcttgaacctgtttcgttgatgatgaagaagagtgGGAAGAGGTTGTTAGCTTGGGAGCTCTTTTAGAGTCTTCTTGGACAAAGTAACGGTTGGCTGTTCTTTGCCACACTGCTCTTGCTTCTGCTGCTGCCATCATTTCACACCATAACTCTGTTATATTAGATAACAAATAAACAAGAATCAATTAAAGATCAATGTGACTCATAAATCAGGCAGATTAGATAACATTTGATTACCATTCATAGAAGACAATGAATCATAATCAGTGGCGGACCCACGTTAAGAGTTATGGTGTCATATGACAccacaaatatattataaaatcgATAGTTGACAGTAGCGTATTTGGTTAGGAAGCTTGGTGCTGAACCCGCAAACCTGGGATCGAAACCCCTCAGTGACTtcatttcttaatatttttgtttttgacaaaaTTTTACCCACACTATGACCCCACATAAAAATAATTCTGGGTTCGCCCCTTATCATAATCAAAGTTGGAATCTTTATTACAAGACAACAAGATCCATCACCAAAACTTTTTGAACAATAGAATCTGATGTTTTGCTTTAAAGGAAGTTGAAGTATTAGTTCCTAATcttaataaccaatcaaaggcAGATTGATTCTTGTCAACATTATTTAACTTACCAACCAAACAATCACTCTTTGCAGTTTAGAATCAAATCCTCTAATAAATTAACTAaacacagaaagaaaaaaacatcaaactCGATGATGATCTAAGTTGTCGGAACCATATTCATCCAACTAAAAACTGAAAACTTATCAttgaaaaaacaattatttgcaGAATTTCAATGAGAAATAAAACTAACCAGAAGGAAAGGAAAGAGTAACAGCGAATAGAGAAGACACTCTCGTGAAAACAGTaaccaaaaacaaagaagatagaggcttttttatctaaaaaaaattcaactgtCAGAGGTGGTTTTTGTTTGCTTCTGATTAAGAGCTTTTTTGAATCCTTGcagttttcgtttttttttctgtgttttaGTACGCAAGCTTCCGCTAAACGACGCTGTTTTAGGACCCATAGTTTCGTGTCAGAGTCTTTGGGTTCCACAGATTTGCCCATTGCTTTCAGACAAGAGAGCTGTTCGATTAGATATTGTGCACACGTGGcgttaaaccaaaaaaatcgagtgggaactctttttttttttttttacggatAATACTTCTTATCGAGATTATTTGGAGAGAAATCTGGCTCTTCACTATACTCATCACGCATTATATAATAGGTTTTATATATGTCCTAATTAATGGTGTTGTTAGactcttttttttcaaatttggttaGATGATcgttcttttttaatttatactgTTGGTATGAtcatacatattttttataaactagatataaaaataagaaagtaaATTAAAGTTAAGCGTCTACGCTTAGTGTATATCTCCTAATTAGTAATTAACTTTAATAAGTTCTTACATGTTGATATTAGTAAAAGTCATTCTCATGTACTAATTACCTATAGttcttgaaaatataaattatatctttaaatgTTAATTTGGTTTAGAATAGATTTGATAGGTAGGTACATAGAATGTAAATAGTGGGCATCGCCTAGTGATAGAACGTTATGTAAGGCAAAGTTGATTTAGGGGTTGATTGGTTGTTGCTTGTAgctttagattttttgttttgaaaaatagactgtaagatttttgttttggttttatttttttgactttgaatattttttaaagcatTTGATAAAAGCTGtagaaaatttaatttctatagtcaatatatttccttttaaaaaatttgggcTGTAACTTtggattttattaataaagcttgattattttggttttattactTTAGAGAAATTTATGGCTGTGTGGAGCACTCACATATATTACCAATCATCCCCTCAATCTCTGTCCATTAGAtactttttagtttattatgtGATCCATAAGAAGTTAAACAATTACGATTTTCTAATAAGATCCTTTATGTCAGCAACTATATATTCATCATAAGTAGGGATAATAAAACCATAGAACTAAGTTCTATAGAAAATGGACCCTAGCTCCTCTTAACTTAATATTATTAGGAATAAATAATGATGGGTTTAATGATTCAAATCATTCCGTATGTGTCAAAAATTATGGCGCAGTTCAATAAAAAACCTCAAGATAACATAATCTACTACGTAATACAATCGCGGGCAGGTTGTTTATGAAAGTCATCAGAAATTTCATAATCTTATTAAACTGTATTAAGGTCAACTCAAGACTCCTTGACACTGCTTCATAgccttatacatatatatgtgcATGTATGTGTGTACACACCAAAATATTGACGTACACATATAGTGCAACTGTACAAGTCACCAAACTATTTCTCCCGTTTGAGCTACACATGTAGGAAGTGTTATTGAAAATTGGAATTTGAATCAAGTAGTGGAATTTAAGTATGCAATTACTTTGATGGAAAATATATCCATTCTCGATatccttcaaaaatattgataaaaaggTAGGaattgttttagttaaaaagatATACTGAATTCTATTAAAATCCATCATAACTGAGTTCTAACAACATCTAAAaaatattccctctgtttctaaAAGTTACATATTCTAGAACAAACTCAATTTAATAAGATGACACAATAAGAAGTGAAAAAACAAAGTTCGGAAGAGTTGTCATCGTGTGAATATGATCTTAATCAGCAGTTTTTAAATTGTGTTATTGGAAGATACCTTCATGGCAACTTATAGATTCAATGGGAGGTTGAATGAGGAGCTAGAGTATCGCACATAACTACTTTGACACCATCATGAAGCTGCAACGGTATCTCGTTAACAATATGCAGTGACCAAACTATTTCTCCCGTTTGAGCTGCACATTTAATATACACATGTAGTCACTACTAACCAGGACCGCTGAACTCTCCTTCTGACCTAGAAGGTTGCCGTCTTAATAATTCTTGTGGTCGTGGACTTTATCTAATTTGGGCATGTGTTTTAATGTGTTGTGAGGTAGGCCTGCCGATATGTGAATCTTGATtatagtaaaaatgaaaattaccaCGTTTAGCTTATTAAAACACGAACCAGCGGATCACATTTAAagattgtttttcttcttcttgtatatAAGTATGATTTGGTCAGAATATGTTAAAACTCAACAATGTGTATCAGTCAAAAGATTATAAAGGATGATCTTGATGAAAAGTAACACATTAATCTTTGTTGACCTTTCGAGTATGTAAAATTATCATTTGGTCAAAATCCAAATCAATCATCATGTTTCagggggtgttattggtttTTACAGTTTAATGGATTTGAAAATCCAAgcaaaatctagtgttattggttctataattttaaaatttgtattcaaattcactgttattggttctgtgattttaaaatagatttcaaaattaggTGTTATTCAATAGTAAGGATTTGATTAAGCATTTGATTTGAATTTGGATTTGAATagatttataaggattttaaaGAGTAAAATACAAAGAAGCAAATATTGAGTTATATCTTGTTATTTTGAATCCATTGTAAATTCTGGAACATGATGATTGATTTGGATTTTGACCAAAATAGGATCGAATCATTTTGAAGTTCGCATTGTAAGtgtttctttctctgttttggttAATCAGTTCTCTATTAAAACTACAATAATCTAACACCAAATCTCTTGGTTGATTCAATATGTTCTCAGGATTCACGAAACACTGATCTTTAAGAGTTAGTCACATTCATTAATAACGGTGGTCATGAAAAAAACCATATAGCTAAGAAGACATTACTCATGCTTCATAATTTGCTCAAGAAAACGGCACGTGAAAGGTATATTTAGCTAGATTCTCCTTTTTATATCAAACTAAAATTTCAGAGGCATGAAAACTGATGAGTGTTGTAAGtgtttctttctctgttttggttAATCAGTTCTCTATTAACGCTAATAATTGATTTATAGGCCCAAAACTACAATAATCTAACACAAAATCTCTTGGTTGATTCAATATGTTCTCAGGATTCACGAAACACATGTGGATGATACCTCTAAAATATATACTGATAATGATGAGATTAGAGAAATTCAGAGGCATGAAAGCTGATGATTGGTTCTGTGGATGAAAAAACAGAAGGAGAAGAGACAGAATCCTCTTGAACCTGTTTagttgatgatgaagaagagtgGGAAGAGGTTGGTAGCTTGGGAGCTCTTTTAGCATCTTCTTGGACAAAGTAACGGTTAGCTGTTCTTTGCCACACTGCTCTTGCTTCTCCTGCTGCTGTCATCATTTCACACCATAACTCTGTTATAAGATAACAAATAAACAAGAATCTGTTAAAGATCAATGTGATTTATAAATCTGGCAGATTTAGCAAACATTTGATTCCCATTAATAGAAGAAAATGAATCATATTAAAAGTTAAGACTCTTTATGAGATAttcaagagagaaagagaagaccaGATTCATcaccacaacaacaaaaagaagctAACTTTTGAGCAATAGAATCTGATGTTTTGCTTTAAAGGAAGTTGAAGTATTTTTAGTTCCTAATCTTATAACAAATCAGAGGCAGATTGATTCTTGTCAATATAATTAACTTGCCAAACAAACAATCACTCTTTGCAGTTTAGAATCAAATCTCCAGAACAATTAACTAAACCCAGAAAAAACATCAAACCAGACGATGATGATTTAAGTTGTCGGAACCATATTCAACAACCAAAAACTGATTATCAAAGGAAATAAACTAACCAGAAGGAAAGAGTCACAACGAAATGAGAAAGTCACTCTCGTGAAGACAGAAAACAGAGACGAAGAtaaagtattgttttttttcttctttatcaatTGTCAGAGGTGGTTTTTGTTTGCTTCTGATCAAGAGCTTTTTGAATTTTGcagttttcattttctttctgTGTTTTAGCACGCAAACTTCCGCTAAACGGCCCTGTTTTGGACCCATGGCTTTCAGACGAGAGCCGTTCGATTAGATATTAAGTACACGTGGCGTTAAACAAGAGATCGAGTGGGAACTctattttctctttcttttctttttattactgATAATATCTTTTATCGACATTATTTGGAGGGAAATCTGGCTCTTCGCTATACGCATGGAATGATTTTATATTAGactgtttgaaaaaaaatggttgagcttatgatttttttaattagtgtattatttatgttatatgaAGGTTTATTGGACTTAAGTCCAATAAATAATACCCTAATTgattataatacataaataatacACATTTGAAGGTTTAAGTCCAATAAATGTTAGTGTAGAGTCAAATGTGTATCTACTCGTTTCTGTATAGAATTATAGACAGGTTGTAGTCCACaaaatcttaataaataaagtagACTTTTTTTTCTCCCTAGGGGGAATAACGACACGTGGCAGGTTAATAATTTTGATTTCCAATTGATTTTGTGACTTTAACCGACGTGACCCTTTGTTTTATTTTCGTTGGGctttatactaatttttttttgtttaagccCAGAAGTACTCAGGGCTTTCATCATTTGCTGACTTTGGAAAATAGACCAGTGCCGATCACGACGACTCACACTATGCAACATCTGCAGTTTACAATTATTTGCTACTTAAATCTGAGCATTTAGGACACTTATACCACTACTCCCACTCTCTAGCTTTTAATCAAGCTTAGCATCTTCCAAAGTAACCGCCAGGAAGCTCTacctatatatatgtttgctCTCAACGATGAACAGCGTTACATATACGAAATCAGAAAGAACAATCCCTGCTAATCACCAACTCAGCAATGGCGCAATACAGCATCCTGTTTCCCGATTTGAAAGCTGGCAGCTGTACAACCACCGTTGAAGTCTGTCTGCTGAGGTTCTCCTTGACAAGAAGGTAATTACCACTGTCTCCTATTAACTcctttttcgaatttttttttttcaattttaatatttactccTGCCTAACAGGATGCGCTTATTGAGACATTTTCAGTGAAGATTCAGTTTTTTCAGCGGTTTCAAACTGACATCAGCTGTTTTGATGGCTCAAGTCTTCCTCCAAGTCACTAGAGAAATGCTTCGACTACTTCGAGTTCTGTTACAGATTTAGAAATATAACTTAATTATACCTTCTTAAATACATTTTATTCAACTCCAAGTTCTTGAGTCCGTTTGCTTCACATCTGTCTTTGTCATGGCTTCTAAGCTTCTAGCAAACGCAGCACAAATCTATACTTGAATGAGAAACTTTTCCTGCAATCACTTTACAAGGTAAGAAACAAACCTTTTCACAAGTATTTTCCAAACTCCATGGAGTTCCACAATTGTTGTCGCAGTTGTGGTCTCTGTATCAGAAACGACGTTGAGGAGCTTCTTGAGTCAGAAATATTCTACAAATTGTTCCAGATTCCTTGAACAAGATCTCTGGTCCTGTCTTGATTTTTGGCTCAAGGGTATTAGTACCTGAAGATAATTTCCAAGAAGTAGGTGAAGAGGTCCCCGCTTTCTTTCCTTACAACGTCGAGATTAGACAACCTGAGGATAAATCTCAGCTCTTGAGCTGGAAGAATCGCTTAGAAGATGACATGAAGATGGTTCAGTTTCAAGACGACAAGAACCAAAGTATCCTCATGAACCTCAATATCATTGCATCTTTGCAGGGATGTAATCGTGCGTGTTAGCATGTTTGCCGCCTTAGCTCTTGCATGCCATAACAAATACGTAAGCTACAGGTCGGAGCAAAAACATTGTGGTGGCCACCAGCATAAATCTGACACTATTGATCACATCAAGGATTGTGGTGAGCAGAAAGAAGGCATCCCTCCTGTTCAACAAAATTGACAAATTACTTATTGACTTTTAAAAAGAATGAATTGCTAGGGAAGTCTCTTGAACTTTTTTGTAGCTCTTATGTTCTTCCTGTCTCcggttttgtcaaaaaaaattgcatctcctttctaatgtgttttcttatgTTCTTGCCAATAGTTGTTATCCTTTGTTTGCAAACTGATAATCTAAGCAGTTACATATAACACTGGTTCTTTTCCAGGCTCTCATCCAGGGGCGAAGCCAGGGAAAAAAATCAGTGGGTGCATCATgctcataaaatatattatgtatgtaaATAAATGTTATAGTGGGTGCATCGAACACCTTACCATACGATTTACTGGGTGCATCCACTACCAACTGAGCCAATTTAGTCATTTATGTTCTATGTAACATGACAATTCTTAAAACATTATGGGTGCACTTGCACCCAGGAGTGCCACCGTAGCTTCGCCCCTGCTCTCATCTACTCCCAAAAACAGCTAGCTGATGACAAGACGGTAAAAGACTAGAACATTGAGGGAGGCTCTATTCTGCATCTTGTTCTTGCTCTTTGTGGTGGTTTTGGTGTTTTCTCATTAGAAActgtttctcttctctctctctgtgattAAAAAACGATGTTATTTGGATTTGATGCTTTGCTATCTCTGTgggtttagaaaataatatgttCAATATCGGagtgtatatgttttttttttgtatttggttAGTTTGATGAATATCTTTCATTTCAAGAACGAGTCCAGCAGAAAATGGGACAGAAGCTATAAGTTGGGTCGGAACCAGGCCACTGAGATTGCTATATGATAATACATATACAAATTGACAAAActattttgacccaaaaaaaattgacaaaactACACACGGTTAAAAATTGCTCtcctttaaacttttttttttgtgaaacacaACAACACATACAACTCtcacctctatattttaaaagtcaacatgataatttgaaaaatctatttatataatcatCAATAATTTTACCAAtagttttaccaaaaattgatttcacccttattttttataaaatttgaaacttcttctatatttctattatttgacctaaatatattagtacaagtttaaattatttataattattctattaattgattagataaatatgttttctaaaTAAAACAACAACTTTACTCTATGTTTAAATTCTAACTAAATTAATTGTTTTACGATTATcggttttttattctatttttattaaatcgattagtaacaaccacttatgctATTCTACTTTGAACAAAAcaactttaaacaaaataatgcaCTAGGGTCGTTAACCACTATCAACaagattagaaaaatattattttctttcaacatattttcattttcgcagttttgaacatatttttttactactaaaaccacaaaacaaaaaacgaaTCGTAGATTCACGTAAGAACACAACATACAAATCCGGCGCGTAGCACCGGAATACCACTAGTGTTGTTATAAACAtaagatataaattatatgGACCTTTACCTAACCGGTTCTGCGATATACCGGTTTTTGGTTGGATTTGATTTTATTGTATAAACATGTTTTAGATAGTCAAACAAAAGCCGGTTGCATATTAACTAAACTTTAGACACAGatataattcattattttttataggtTTTAATTTTCTCACTCTTTCAAATAGAATATCTTACTGTACATTAACTGGGAAGTCATTTAACTTAAGTTTGGTTTTACGTGTCAGTTACCCGATAAAgtctttaaaaaattgttagaaTTTGATTAATCGATGATATCcgacatttatttattttagtaaaatctaaaataaaaaaataagtaccAATTAATATCACTTGTCAAATAATCTGtataatattactaataataGTTTATGTTAACTaattattgaaattataaaaaaaaagtaataaagtttgatcatttaattttaatatttataaacaacataaataatcaaaaaaatttttATCTAGAGTCAATCCTGTATAAAAATATGAGCTTCAATCCGATGGGCAATTCTTCCATTCATTGCTAAATACATGTGCACAGTTATGGGAATAAAATAGTTCTAAAATCTTCAAAGTTGGCCTAAACGTAACTAGATCAGAAAACGActcaaaacttataaaactgTAACGTGTTTGGCGTACACTTATCACATGTACCCTGAATCTGTTTTGCTGGacacaaatattatttatggaAAAAGATTTGCTAGGCTGCTCTTTCGGTTCTTTAACTATATCCAAAGTTGTTGTCTACAATTAACATATCATCCAAATATAGTAGCAAGATGATGATGcaacaaattcaaaaaatacacaatGGTTTGAAGCAGTTTATGCATAATAGAATTGAACTTCAATGGTCAAGCCATAAAAGATTTTCTTcagtataaaaaaaatcataaatattttattttctattttgaaatATGCATAGTGTTTTGAAATGctatagtttaaatattatacaatttttataacctgatcaaaatatttttgtacaatattattttgttattattaaagaaaaataaaccatatttgacaaatatttcataaaaatattatatctattaTTGTAAAGATAAAGATTTTAGGTTTATTAGTGTTAAAGTAAATTGCAAAATGTTAGGTGAGGAAAacaaagtttttgttttaatagtatgaaaaaaaatatatgagaaTTTGCGGAACGAGAAGAATAGAACTTACTCTCACGAGATTTGTAAATACAAATGTGGTTAAGAATAAGTTCTTATTCTTCCGTCCACTTAATTCCCATGGTGGTCACCAAAGACAATTCGGTGTGTAGAGGAAGATATNNNNNNNNNNNNNNNNNNNNNNNNNNNNNNNNNNNNNNNNNNNNNNNNNNNNNNNNNNNNNNNNNNNNNNNNNNNNNNNNNNNNNNNNNNNNNNNNNNNNGATCTACAGGTTTAAGGTAAACATCAACAATATTTAAACCATCATCAACATTTTATCTTGGCTAAATGCATGAACTTGTTTCTCAGTCTTTTTTAGTCCTATTAAACATAGTTCTGCTGTGTTACTGTTATTCTAATAGGTACAAACAATGAGACTCACCAGGCTGTGCCAGACCAAAGAGATTGTAACAATCAACGGGAAGTTCCCTGGCCCTGCAATAACCGCTCAAGAAGATGACAGGATTGTCGTTAATGTTATCAACATGACCCCCTATATTGCCACAATTCATTGGTATGCATCTACATATGTACACAGTATAAATGCTAAGAAGAAAAACTAGACTAACaagatttgtttttattatgtgGCAGGCATGGTATTAAGCAAAAACTGTCATGTTGGTATGATGGTCCATCTTATATCACACAATGTCCTATTCAGAGCGGACAGAGTTTCACATACAACTTCACAGTGGCGCAACAAAAGGGCACATTTTTTTGGCATGCACACTTTTCTTGGCTTAGGGCTACTGTATACGGTCCGCTTATCGTATATCCTAAATCTTCTGTTCCTTACCCATTCAAGAAACCCTTCAAAGAGCACACAATTCTCCTAGGTAATCTTTAATTCTTTGATAAAGCCACTCTGTTTCACTAGTTGCCTTTGCTAAGTTGTTTGTCATTTCATAATAATGTAGGAGAGTATTGGCTTAAGAACGTGGTGGAGCTTGAAAAACATGTACTGGAGAGTGGAGGACCTCCTCCTCCAGCAGATGCATTCACAATTAATGGTCAGCCAGGACCTAACTACATTTGCTCCTCTA
It encodes:
- the LOC130511532 gene encoding uncharacterized protein LOC130511532 produces the protein MNELWCEMMAAAEARAVWQRTANRYFVQEDSKRAPKLTTSSHSSSSSTKQVQEDPVSSPPPVVRPQNQPSSPGFMPLNIPLLLGHHIQEDLLLGWTVGWM